The following coding sequences lie in one Streptomyces xiamenensis genomic window:
- a CDS encoding YggS family pyridoxal phosphate-dependent enzyme, with translation MSEREQELRSGLARVEERIVRACGAAGRAREDVTLVVVTKTYPVEDVRLLAGLGIRHFAENRDQEAAQKAAACADLSLNWHFVGQLQTNKVRSVAGYADYVHSVDRLRLVGALSSAVAAAGRPPLRVLVQVALEKESGQGAGRGGVAPEGVEELAHAVADAPGLELAGLMTVAPLSGAYAGRPAYAFERLWEISRDLRATHPAATMVSAGMSADLEEAIGAGATHVRVGSAVLGVRPALG, from the coding sequence ATGAGTGAGCGCGAGCAGGAACTGAGGTCGGGGCTCGCCCGGGTGGAGGAGCGCATTGTCCGCGCGTGTGGTGCGGCGGGGCGCGCGCGGGAGGACGTCACGCTGGTGGTGGTGACCAAGACCTACCCGGTGGAGGATGTGCGGCTGCTGGCGGGCCTGGGAATCCGGCATTTCGCGGAAAACCGGGACCAAGAGGCGGCACAGAAGGCGGCGGCCTGCGCGGATCTTTCACTGAACTGGCACTTTGTGGGTCAGTTGCAGACCAATAAGGTCCGCTCGGTGGCCGGATATGCCGATTATGTGCATTCGGTGGATCGGCTGCGGCTGGTCGGCGCGCTCTCCTCGGCGGTGGCCGCCGCCGGGCGCCCGCCGTTGCGGGTACTGGTTCAGGTCGCCCTGGAGAAGGAATCCGGACAGGGCGCCGGCCGGGGCGGGGTAGCGCCGGAGGGCGTGGAGGAGTTGGCGCACGCGGTGGCGGACGCCCCCGGCCTGGAGCTCGCCGGACTCATGACGGTCGCCCCGCTGAGTGGGGCGTACGCCGGGCGCCCGGCGTACGCCTTTGAACGGCTGTGGGAAATCTCAAGGGACCTGCGCGCCACGCATCCTGCTGCCACCATGGTTTCGGCGGGTATGAGCGCCGACCTGGAGGAGGCGATCGGGGCGGGGGCGACACACGTACGCGTCGGCAGTGCGGTACTCGGAGTCCGCCCCGCCCTCGGGTAA
- the pgeF gene encoding peptidoglycan editing factor PgeF, producing the protein MASGAHFAFTDRWGGVSAAPYDTLNLGGAVGDDSAAVEANRARAAADLGLDPAAVCWMTQVHGREVAVAEGPWPGGLAPRADGVVTARRGLALAVLTADCTPVLLADATAGVVGAAHAGRPGLALGVVPATVEAMVALGAEPERITARTGPAVCGPCYEVPAAMRDEVEAAVPGSGCFTRGGTPGIDIGEGVRRQLAGAGVTDFLLSPVCTLESADHYSYRRDRTTGRQASYVWVSPL; encoded by the coding sequence ATGGCGAGCGGCGCGCATTTCGCCTTCACCGACCGGTGGGGCGGGGTGAGCGCCGCTCCGTATGACACGCTCAATCTGGGCGGCGCGGTCGGTGACGACAGCGCCGCCGTCGAGGCCAACCGGGCGCGCGCGGCGGCCGATCTGGGTCTTGACCCGGCCGCGGTGTGCTGGATGACGCAGGTGCACGGCCGGGAGGTCGCGGTCGCCGAGGGCCCGTGGCCCGGTGGACTGGCCCCCCGCGCGGACGGGGTGGTGACCGCCCGGCGCGGTCTGGCCCTCGCGGTGCTCACCGCCGACTGCACCCCCGTTCTGCTGGCCGACGCCACCGCCGGAGTGGTCGGCGCGGCGCACGCCGGGCGGCCGGGGCTCGCCCTCGGGGTGGTGCCGGCCACCGTCGAGGCGATGGTGGCGCTGGGTGCCGAGCCGGAGCGGATCACCGCCAGGACCGGACCCGCGGTGTGCGGCCCCTGTTACGAGGTGCCGGCCGCGATGCGTGACGAGGTCGAGGCCGCGGTGCCGGGCAGTGGCTGCTTCACCCGGGGCGGTACTCCCGGGATCGACATCGGTGAGGGCGTGCGCCGGCAGCTGGCGGGCGCCGGGGTCACCGACTTCCTGCTCTCCCCGGTGTGCACGCTGGAGTCCGCCGACCACTACTCCTACCGCCGGGACCGGACCACCGGACGGCAGGCCAGCTATGTATGGGTGTCCCCCCTATGA
- the ftsZ gene encoding cell division protein FtsZ yields the protein MAAPQNYLAVIKVVGIGGGGVNAINRMIEVGLKGVEFIAINTDAQALLMSDADVKLDVGRELTRGLGAGADPEVGRKAAEDHREEIEEVLKGADMVFVTAGEGGGTGTGGAPVVANIARTLGALTIGVVTRPFTFEGRRRANQAEDGIAQLRDEVDTLIVIPNDRLLSISDRQVSVLDAFKSADQVLLSGVQGITDLITTPGLINLDFADVKSVMSEAGSALMGIGSARGDDRAVAAAEMAISSPLLEASIDGARGVLLSISGGSDLGLFEINEAAQLVSEAAHPEANIIFGAVIDDALGDEVRVTVIAAGFDGGQPPARSRDRVLGSYSAKEESPAPAAKDRGTDGDSERPSFGGLGTLPSREPAEREAPAVTEPVAERPETPASLSPQVPSARPYDGGQAEELDVPDFLK from the coding sequence GTGGCAGCACCGCAGAACTACCTCGCAGTCATCAAGGTCGTCGGTATCGGCGGCGGTGGCGTCAACGCCATCAACCGGATGATCGAGGTCGGTCTCAAAGGCGTCGAGTTCATCGCGATCAACACCGATGCGCAGGCGCTGCTGATGAGCGACGCCGACGTCAAACTCGACGTCGGCCGTGAGCTCACCCGTGGCCTGGGCGCCGGAGCCGACCCGGAGGTGGGCCGCAAGGCCGCCGAGGATCACCGCGAGGAGATCGAGGAGGTCCTCAAGGGGGCCGACATGGTCTTCGTCACCGCGGGCGAGGGCGGCGGCACCGGCACCGGCGGCGCGCCGGTGGTCGCGAACATCGCCCGTACCCTCGGCGCCCTGACCATCGGCGTGGTCACCCGGCCCTTCACCTTCGAGGGCCGCCGCCGCGCCAACCAGGCCGAGGACGGCATCGCCCAGCTGCGCGACGAGGTCGACACCCTCATCGTCATCCCCAACGACCGCCTGCTGTCCATCTCGGACCGCCAGGTCAGCGTCCTGGACGCCTTCAAGTCCGCGGACCAGGTGCTGCTGTCGGGTGTGCAGGGCATCACCGACCTCATCACCACCCCCGGTCTGATCAACCTGGACTTCGCCGACGTCAAGTCCGTGATGTCGGAGGCCGGCTCCGCCCTGATGGGCATCGGCTCGGCGCGCGGCGACGACCGCGCGGTGGCCGCCGCCGAGATGGCGATCTCCTCCCCGCTGCTGGAAGCCTCCATCGACGGGGCACGCGGGGTGCTGCTGTCCATCTCCGGCGGTTCCGACCTCGGTCTGTTCGAGATCAACGAGGCCGCCCAGCTGGTGAGCGAGGCCGCCCACCCCGAGGCCAACATCATCTTCGGCGCGGTCATCGACGACGCGCTGGGCGACGAGGTCCGGGTCACCGTCATCGCGGCCGGCTTCGACGGCGGCCAGCCGCCGGCCCGCAGCCGGGACCGGGTGCTCGGTTCGTACAGCGCCAAGGAGGAGTCGCCGGCGCCGGCGGCCAAGGACCGCGGCACGGACGGCGACAGTGAGCGCCCCTCCTTCGGCGGGCTCGGCACGCTGCCCTCCCGTGAGCCGGCCGAGCGTGAGGCGCCCGCGGTCACCGAGCCGGTCGCCGAGCGGCCCGAGACGCCGGCCTCGCTCAGCCCCCAGGTGCCCTCGGCCCGCCCGTACGACGGCGGTCAGGCCGAGGAGCTCGACGTCCCCGATTTCCTCAAGTGA
- a CDS encoding cell division protein FtsQ/DivIB: protein MAGAGSVAQRRQVKAPPGGGQRPPGRRLLPRSRILPALLLVAAVGLAGFGAWALYGSQWLRIEKVSVSWEPESRRELTGDQVLSVAAVPLGAPMASLDKEAIEARLLAELPRLKSVRVVRAWPHGVGLKLTEREPQAQLPAPGGYAEVDDEGVRFAEIAEPLPSVPLLELDMEDSPSARRFGEERTLRDAVAVASALPGPLAGETSVIRIVSYDAITLELSDDRTVRWGSPEDSPAKAEALTILMKAAPDARHFDVSVPSAPAASGG from the coding sequence GTGGCCGGAGCCGGCAGCGTCGCCCAGCGGCGACAGGTGAAGGCACCGCCCGGGGGCGGGCAGCGCCCGCCGGGCCGCCGGCTGCTGCCGCGCTCCCGGATCCTGCCGGCGCTGCTGCTGGTGGCGGCCGTCGGGCTGGCCGGCTTCGGCGCCTGGGCGCTGTACGGCTCGCAGTGGCTGCGCATCGAGAAGGTGTCGGTGAGCTGGGAGCCGGAGAGCCGACGGGAACTGACCGGCGATCAGGTGCTGTCGGTGGCCGCGGTTCCGCTGGGTGCGCCGATGGCCTCGCTGGACAAGGAGGCGATCGAGGCGCGGCTGCTCGCCGAACTGCCCCGGCTGAAGTCGGTGCGGGTGGTCCGCGCCTGGCCGCACGGGGTGGGTCTGAAACTGACCGAGCGCGAGCCGCAGGCCCAGCTGCCGGCGCCCGGCGGCTACGCCGAGGTGGACGACGAGGGCGTGCGGTTCGCGGAGATCGCCGAGCCGCTGCCCTCCGTACCGCTGCTGGAGCTGGACATGGAGGACAGCCCCAGCGCCCGCCGGTTCGGTGAGGAGCGCACGCTGCGCGACGCGGTGGCGGTGGCGTCGGCGCTGCCCGGGCCGCTGGCCGGGGAGACCTCGGTGATCCGGATCGTGTCCTACGACGCCATCACCCTTGAACTATCAGATGATCGCACCGTGCGCTGGGGGAGTCCGGAGGACTCCCCGGCGAAGGCGGAAGCGCTGACCATACTGATGAAAGCGGCCCCGGACGCCCGGCACTTCGATGTGAGCGTGCCCAGCGCCCCCGCCGCGTCGGGGGGTTGA
- the murG gene encoding undecaprenyldiphospho-muramoylpentapeptide beta-N-acetylglucosaminyltransferase codes for MHVVLAGGGTAGHIEPALALADALRRQDPTVGITALGTERGLETRLVPERGYELGLIPAVPLPRKPTPELITVPGRLRGTVKAAEEILERTKADCVVGFGGYVALPGYLAAKRQRVPIVVHEANARPGLANKIGARYTKFVAVSTPDSKLRHARYVGIPLRRSIATLDRMAVRAEARAAFGLDPNLPTLLVSGGSQGARRLNEVVQASVTVLQRSGVQILHAVGPKNDLPQVETMPGMPPYVPVPYVDRMDLAYAAADMMLCRAGAMTVAELSAVGLPAAYVPLPIGNGEQRLNAQPLVKAGGGLIVDDAELTPEWVKGNVLPVLTDPGRLLAMSRAASEFGRPDADDLLVGMVHEAIAARKA; via the coding sequence GTGCATGTTGTACTCGCCGGCGGGGGGACCGCCGGTCACATCGAGCCCGCGCTCGCCCTCGCGGACGCCCTGCGCAGGCAGGACCCGACCGTGGGGATCACGGCCCTCGGCACGGAGCGCGGCCTGGAGACCAGGCTGGTGCCCGAGCGCGGCTACGAACTCGGCCTGATCCCGGCCGTACCGCTGCCCCGCAAGCCGACCCCCGAGCTGATCACCGTCCCCGGGCGGCTGCGCGGAACGGTCAAGGCCGCCGAGGAGATCCTGGAGCGCACCAAGGCGGACTGCGTGGTGGGCTTCGGCGGCTACGTGGCCCTGCCGGGCTACCTGGCCGCCAAGCGGCAGCGGGTGCCGATCGTGGTCCACGAGGCCAACGCGCGTCCCGGACTCGCCAACAAGATCGGCGCCCGGTACACGAAGTTCGTCGCCGTCTCCACTCCGGACAGCAAGCTGCGGCACGCCCGCTACGTGGGCATCCCGCTGCGCCGTTCGATCGCGACCCTGGACCGGATGGCGGTACGGGCCGAGGCGCGCGCCGCGTTCGGGCTCGACCCCAATCTGCCCACCCTGCTGGTGTCGGGGGGTTCGCAGGGCGCGCGGCGCCTGAACGAGGTCGTCCAGGCCTCGGTGACGGTCCTTCAGCGCTCCGGCGTGCAGATCCTGCACGCGGTCGGTCCGAAGAACGACCTGCCGCAGGTGGAGACGATGCCCGGGATGCCGCCGTACGTCCCGGTACCGTATGTGGACCGCATGGACCTCGCGTACGCGGCGGCCGACATGATGCTGTGCCGCGCGGGCGCGATGACCGTCGCCGAACTGTCGGCCGTCGGGCTGCCCGCCGCCTACGTCCCGCTGCCGATCGGCAACGGCGAACAGCGGCTGAACGCCCAGCCGCTGGTGAAGGCCGGCGGTGGACTGATCGTGGACGACGCGGAGCTGACGCCGGAGTGGGTCAAGGGCAACGTCCTGCCGGTGCTGACCGATCCGGGTCGGCTGCTGGCGATGTCCAGGGCGGCCAGTGAGTTCGGCCGGCCGGACGCCGACGATCTGCTCGTCGGCATGGTGCACGAGGCGATCGCGGCCCGCAAGGCATAG